A part of Candidatus Nezhaarchaeota archaeon genomic DNA contains:
- a CDS encoding exonuclease SbcCD subunit D, with protein sequence MLVAHLADTHLGYRQYNLDEREEDFYEAFREAVDVILEEHVDVVVHAGDFFEDPRPPVRALYEAKQQLARLRDQGVRVYAVLGDHDLPKRRAMPPHSLLSDHLLNLGIGVSHDVVQLKGRELLVAGLHHHPRKYKENAREEVARLAKLAESYSRSLLILHQAVDRFLPFEYELCFDELVGPFSYVALGHVHRRGSAWLRRTLIAYSGSLEITSRDEIKSWREVGKGFYIVDLSKEEASLHKVDLSCVRPQIEAAVKYEELRQGILRVAGEAKLCRKKPIVHLRIEGSRVDRRRAYEEGRALSPYVLTWRPEFSEEDGRPMAVEAKRSLDLKQLLREALGSDEASKLAYELFNILRDGGKDKESRVEEAKRIVEDYYQRLKSLGSRRP encoded by the coding sequence GTGCTAGTAGCGCACCTAGCAGATACCCACCTAGGCTACCGTCAGTACAACTTAGATGAGAGAGAAGAGGACTTCTACGAGGCCTTTAGGGAGGCCGTTGACGTAATCCTCGAGGAGCACGTAGACGTAGTGGTTCACGCAGGGGACTTCTTCGAGGACCCTAGGCCGCCTGTTAGAGCTCTGTACGAGGCTAAGCAGCAGCTGGCTAGGCTAAGGGATCAAGGGGTGAGGGTCTACGCTGTGCTAGGGGACCACGACCTCCCTAAGAGGCGAGCCATGCCCCCGCACAGCTTACTATCAGACCACTTGTTAAACTTAGGGATAGGGGTGAGTCACGACGTAGTTCAGCTTAAAGGACGCGAGCTACTAGTGGCTGGCCTGCACCACCACCCACGTAAGTACAAAGAGAACGCGAGGGAGGAGGTGGCTCGGCTAGCTAAGCTAGCTGAAAGCTACTCGAGGAGCCTCCTTATCCTCCACCAGGCCGTGGACCGCTTCCTCCCCTTTGAGTACGAGCTATGCTTTGACGAGCTCGTAGGGCCCTTTAGCTACGTGGCTCTGGGGCACGTACACCGACGAGGGTCGGCATGGCTCCGTAGGACCTTAATCGCATACTCAGGCTCACTAGAGATAACTAGCCGCGACGAGATTAAGTCGTGGAGGGAGGTAGGCAAGGGATTCTACATAGTAGACCTATCTAAGGAGGAGGCTAGCCTGCACAAAGTAGACTTGAGCTGCGTAAGGCCTCAGATAGAGGCTGCTGTAAAATATGAAGAGCTTAGGCAAGGGATTCTACGGGTAGCTGGCGAGGCCAAGCTCTGCCGAAAGAAGCCCATTGTACACTTAAGGATAGAGGGGTCTAGGGTAGATAGGAGGAGGGCGTATGAGGAGGGGAGGGCGCTATCGCCCTACGTCTTAACGTGGAGGCCCGAGTTTAGTGAAGAGGACGGTAGGCCGATGGCCGTTGAGGCGAAGAGGTCCCTGGACCTTAAGCAGCTCTTAAGGGAGGCTCTGGGTAGCGACGAGGCGTCTAAGCTAGCCTATGAGCTATTCAATATACTGAGGGATGGAGGAAAGGACAAGGAAAGTAGGGTGGAGGAGGCTAAGAGGATCGTCGAGGATTACTACCAGCGATTAAAGTCGCTGGGCAGTAGGCGGCCCTGA
- a CDS encoding AAA family ATPase has translation MAALIINRVELRNFVSHRQTSLNFDLGVTAIVGPNGAGKTSILDAISFALFSSHSRGTQDYLINRAGEEASVKLWFTSRGKQYLVEREVERRGRTRRPEARLYEVVDGSRRLIAEGVEPVLEEVGGLLGMDRALFEKVVYVKQGEIEDLVKMAASKRKEVVSRLLGIEDLQTAYDLMKGVVDGERAKLEGLEKEVAVLRQQREELRRVEEGLSEVAKELAVVEEKLRRARDKAKGLKSLLDRYEEVGRKRHELKIALVDLKSRIERGYGEAKQIEDALALLSRAEEEAARLRSAAERYEQLRTKLTELVAEEARLGERRKLAKKLEREVEEKRREVLSIKGELEGELEKVASLVQAKIGRVDEVVQLGEKLVAELEDKYRELREERERARRQVEKLAGGVAERERLLEELAGNPYECPVCKRRLSEELYVNIVARLRDEHRELSAKLIEAKEAEKRAEEGVDALKVGLERLRGLAKRAEEEYKRLKESQAELEACLSEVKGLEGKVEAAAKLREELSGLEGEHRRYLEAQGVLRASPPREELLSRLSSIKAALEELGAKIERLRREEDVLGYSEEAHARIKREVEAAEDELRELVKEQAGLESEEKHLKARRRELEEGVAKLEEKEAEKASRSRLIELLEAIRECFGKDGVQRLVRARAKPLIEHYAREYLAKFDLEYSDIKLDEDFNPTLIGPLGEQPIDSISGGERVAVAIALRLAIAKAIVEDRLELMILDEPTVHLDEARRKELVEILKKIFKEGPRALPQLIVVTHEREVEEAADLVYYVTREAGFSKVSTEARAT, from the coding sequence GTGGCCGCCTTGATAATTAATCGAGTAGAGCTGAGAAACTTCGTCTCGCACCGTCAAACTTCGCTAAACTTCGACTTAGGGGTTACTGCAATAGTAGGGCCTAACGGCGCTGGCAAGACTAGCATACTAGACGCCATTAGCTTCGCCCTCTTTAGCTCCCACTCGAGAGGGACCCAGGATTACCTAATCAATAGAGCCGGTGAAGAGGCCTCTGTTAAGCTATGGTTTACCTCAAGGGGCAAGCAGTACTTAGTTGAGCGAGAAGTAGAGAGGCGGGGGAGGACGAGGAGGCCGGAGGCTAGGCTGTACGAAGTTGTCGACGGCTCCAGGCGCCTCATAGCTGAAGGCGTAGAGCCAGTGCTCGAGGAGGTCGGAGGCCTACTAGGGATGGACAGGGCCCTGTTTGAGAAGGTGGTATACGTTAAGCAGGGGGAGATAGAGGACCTGGTGAAGATGGCGGCCTCTAAGCGGAAGGAAGTAGTATCTAGGCTCCTAGGCATAGAGGACCTCCAGACTGCCTATGACTTAATGAAGGGCGTTGTAGATGGCGAGAGGGCAAAGCTAGAGGGGCTTGAGAAGGAGGTAGCCGTACTAAGGCAGCAGCGAGAGGAGCTGAGGAGGGTTGAGGAGGGGCTCAGTGAAGTAGCCAAGGAGCTAGCGGTAGTTGAGGAGAAGCTAAGGAGAGCTAGGGATAAGGCTAAGGGGCTGAAGTCGCTACTAGATAGATATGAGGAAGTCGGGCGGAAGAGGCACGAACTAAAGATCGCGCTAGTCGACTTGAAGTCGAGGATAGAGAGGGGGTACGGGGAGGCGAAGCAGATTGAAGACGCGCTAGCCCTACTTAGCCGTGCAGAGGAGGAGGCTGCGAGGCTAAGGTCTGCCGCTGAGAGGTATGAGCAGCTTAGGACTAAGCTAACTGAGCTAGTCGCCGAGGAAGCCAGGCTGGGTGAGCGTAGAAAGCTGGCTAAGAAGCTTGAGAGGGAGGTCGAGGAAAAGAGGAGGGAGGTTTTATCGATCAAAGGAGAGCTCGAAGGAGAGCTAGAAAAAGTAGCAAGCCTAGTCCAAGCGAAGATAGGCCGCGTAGACGAGGTAGTCCAGCTCGGAGAAAAGCTCGTGGCTGAGCTTGAGGACAAGTACAGGGAGCTTAGAGAGGAGAGGGAGAGGGCACGTAGGCAAGTTGAGAAGCTGGCCGGCGGAGTAGCGGAGAGGGAGAGGCTTCTTGAAGAGCTGGCTGGAAACCCGTATGAGTGCCCGGTGTGTAAGAGGAGGCTGAGCGAGGAGCTCTACGTAAACATAGTGGCTAGGCTAAGGGATGAGCATAGAGAGCTGAGCGCTAAGCTAATCGAGGCTAAGGAGGCCGAGAAGAGGGCTGAGGAGGGGGTCGATGCCCTCAAGGTAGGCCTCGAGCGCCTAAGGGGGTTGGCTAAGAGGGCTGAGGAAGAATACAAGAGGCTGAAGGAGAGCCAGGCTGAGCTGGAGGCTTGCTTAAGCGAAGTTAAGGGGCTCGAGGGGAAAGTTGAGGCAGCAGCGAAGCTCAGAGAGGAGCTCAGCGGGCTGGAGGGAGAGCATCGAAGATACCTAGAGGCCCAGGGGGTATTGAGAGCTAGCCCGCCTAGAGAGGAGCTACTTAGTAGGCTAAGCTCGATAAAGGCGGCGCTTGAGGAGCTGGGTGCCAAGATAGAGCGGCTGAGGCGGGAGGAGGACGTGCTGGGCTATAGTGAAGAGGCGCACGCTAGGATTAAGAGGGAGGTTGAAGCTGCTGAAGATGAGCTAAGGGAGCTAGTGAAGGAGCAGGCTGGGCTTGAGTCTGAGGAAAAGCACCTTAAAGCTAGGCGGAGGGAGCTTGAAGAAGGAGTAGCTAAGCTAGAGGAGAAGGAGGCTGAGAAGGCCAGTAGGTCTAGGCTTATAGAGCTCCTAGAGGCTATAAGAGAATGCTTCGGGAAGGACGGAGTTCAGAGGCTCGTGAGGGCTAGGGCTAAGCCGCTCATCGAGCACTACGCGAGGGAGTACCTCGCAAAGTTCGACCTAGAGTATAGCGATATTAAGCTAGATGAGGACTTTAACCCAACCTTAATAGGCCCGCTAGGAGAGCAGCCGATCGATTCCATAAGCGGAGGGGAGCGAGTAGCCGTAGCCATAGCGCTTAGGCTAGCTATAGCCAAGGCCATAGTGGAGGATAGGCTGGAGCTAATGATACTCGACGAGCCCACCGTACACCTAGATGAGGCCCGCAGGAAAGAGCTAGTCGAGATCCTTAAGAAGATCTTTAAGGAGGGCCCTAGGGCTCTGCCGCAGCTAATAGTAGTTACCCATGAGAGAGAGGTGGAAGAGGCCGCGGACCTAGTCTACTACGTCACCCGGGAGGCCGGCTTCTCTAAGGTGTCCACGGAGGCTAGGGCGACTTAG
- a CDS encoding CBS domain-containing protein, which translates to MSLPILVREIMSPSIVSVEGASTVRDAAQLMVEREVGSVIVTEAGRPVGILTERDVLRRVVMRGLDPSKVKVREVMSSPLITVKADAYIIDAGRLMADRNIRRLLVVEGDRPVGVVTQKDVCRALNKYVGLGLSI; encoded by the coding sequence ATGAGCCTCCCCATACTCGTCAGGGAGATAATGTCGCCGAGCATAGTAAGCGTCGAGGGCGCCTCTACGGTAAGAGATGCTGCTCAGCTAATGGTAGAGCGGGAGGTAGGGTCGGTGATCGTGACTGAGGCGGGCAGGCCCGTTGGAATCTTGACTGAGAGGGACGTACTGCGAAGGGTGGTGATGAGGGGCTTAGACCCGTCTAAGGTAAAGGTTAGGGAGGTAATGAGCAGCCCGCTAATAACAGTGAAGGCGGACGCCTACATAATCGACGCCGGCCGGTTGATGGCCGATAGGAACATTAGGAGGCTGCTAGTTGTCGAGGGCGATAGGCCGGTGGGTGTTGTCACCCAGAAGGATGTGTGTAGAGCCTTAAACAAGTACGTGGGCCTAGGCCTCAGCATCTAG
- the lysS gene encoding lysine--tRNA ligase, giving the protein MPKPEHRHWMDEFVGRLMAIGRDHVVESGTSISGPAHIGNACDVILAEAVRRLIEERGGRATSIWVADDMDPLDSIPFPIDPSTYRPFLGMPYVDIPDPSGCCRSWAEHFTNDFLNSLERLDLRPVFKSGASMYRDGTYLPFIRVSLREAEEIRRIFAEVSGAKKPPSWLPYMPICEGCGRISTTLAYAYDGDRVAYRCVLDAGYARGCGYEGEVDVKEGRGKLQWRVEWAARWAALKVTVEPFGKEHAAAGGSYDTSKVISEELFSHPAPSPLVYEHVMIRGRKMSKSKGLVFTPRDWLEVAPPESLKFFFFRVHPTRHKDFSAEEIPRIVSEYDRAERIYYGAEEAGDEKSSAFLKRSYELSQAKPPPPSMPAQLPYDFAAVLLQIYPDLSVERALELMARTGHLKHPPTEIDAARVAERLSQVKSWLAKYAPPSAKIKLLSDPSSVTDQLSEAQRSSLRSAAKRLLSRREWSPQELNNEFFSIARGHGLEPSEFFEAAYLALLGRRSGPWLANFTLALGVEEAAKRLLRASGFQE; this is encoded by the coding sequence ATGCCTAAGCCTGAGCATAGACATTGGATGGACGAGTTTGTAGGTAGGCTGATGGCAATCGGCAGGGACCACGTCGTTGAGAGCGGCACTTCTATCTCCGGCCCGGCGCATATAGGTAACGCTTGCGACGTAATCCTAGCGGAGGCTGTGAGGCGCCTCATAGAGGAGCGCGGGGGCAGAGCTACCTCGATCTGGGTCGCTGACGACATGGACCCGCTGGACTCCATCCCCTTCCCCATCGACCCCTCTACGTACAGGCCTTTCCTAGGCATGCCTTACGTAGATATCCCCGACCCCTCAGGGTGCTGCCGTAGCTGGGCTGAGCACTTCACTAACGACTTTCTAAACTCGCTCGAGAGGCTTGATCTACGCCCCGTCTTTAAGTCTGGGGCCTCAATGTATAGAGACGGCACGTACCTCCCGTTCATCAGGGTGTCGCTTAGGGAGGCTGAGGAAATCAGGAGGATATTTGCAGAAGTAAGCGGGGCTAAGAAGCCTCCAAGCTGGCTCCCCTATATGCCTATATGTGAAGGATGCGGGAGGATATCTACTACCCTGGCCTACGCGTACGATGGTGACCGCGTAGCTTACCGCTGTGTCCTTGACGCGGGCTACGCTAGAGGCTGTGGCTATGAGGGAGAGGTGGACGTTAAGGAGGGTAGGGGGAAGCTTCAGTGGCGTGTTGAATGGGCCGCCAGGTGGGCAGCGCTTAAAGTCACCGTGGAGCCCTTTGGGAAGGAGCACGCCGCAGCCGGCGGGTCCTACGATACTAGCAAGGTTATCTCCGAGGAGCTATTCAGCCACCCAGCCCCCTCCCCCTTGGTGTACGAGCACGTAATGATTAGGGGGAGGAAGATGTCGAAGTCCAAGGGCCTCGTCTTTACTCCGCGCGATTGGCTTGAAGTAGCTCCCCCCGAGTCCCTCAAGTTCTTCTTCTTTAGAGTACACCCCACTAGGCATAAGGACTTCTCGGCTGAGGAAATACCTAGGATAGTAAGTGAGTACGATAGGGCTGAGCGGATATACTACGGGGCTGAGGAGGCGGGCGACGAGAAGAGCTCGGCTTTCCTTAAGCGAAGCTACGAGCTCTCTCAAGCTAAGCCCCCACCTCCCTCTATGCCAGCCCAGCTCCCCTACGACTTCGCAGCCGTCCTGCTTCAGATATACCCTGACCTCTCAGTAGAGAGGGCCCTCGAGCTAATGGCTAGGACCGGCCATCTTAAGCACCCTCCGACAGAGATAGATGCGGCCAGGGTGGCTGAGAGGCTTAGTCAAGTTAAATCGTGGCTAGCTAAGTACGCCCCCCCGTCAGCTAAGATTAAGCTGCTCAGCGACCCCTCCAGCGTAACCGACCAGTTAAGTGAAGCTCAGCGGTCATCGTTAAGGAGCGCTGCAAAGAGGCTTCTAAGCCGCAGGGAGTGGTCTCCTCAAGAGCTCAATAATGAGTTCTTCAGCATAGCGAGGGGCCACGGCCTAGAGCCTTCGGAGTTCTTTGAAGCAGCCTACTTAGCTCTACTAGGTAGGCGCTCAGGCCCATGGCTAGCCAACTTTACCCTAGCCCTAGGCGTCGAGGAGGCTGCTAAGAGGCTCCTCCGGGCTTCAGGCTTCCAGGAATAA
- a CDS encoding sodium-translocating pyrophosphatase, with the protein MYTWLALLASCIALLVALAAAAMVVSKPKGTERMVEIYEAIKQGAKAYLSRQYKTLLAFVVLLSLVFTIAVDYSYFISKREGYASYFPYTGLSFLVGALFSALAGYVGMRVAVEGNVRTAHAASGGLKDALSTSFKGGLVMGLCMVGLALLGVTLFYYAYGMNPFLFAGFGFGGSLVALFARIGGGIYTKSADVGADLVGKVEAGIPEDDPRNPAVIADAVGDNVGDVAGMAADIFETYAVTLIGAMLLGWPLFKQTGNVAFLEYPLLLGAIAIFSTILGSLVVRVREGGDPTSAILRGIATTAVLAIVGFLYATWQLFNSLSLFYAAMIGVVIVVMLAILTNYYTSYRYSPTKSIAEAAQAGPAINLIRGLANGLESALLPIVVIALGVVGAYWLAGGAIGDVALGMYGVAIAAMAMLSIAGIIVSVDAYGPIVDNAGGIAEMASLDPKVRGITDALDAVGNTTKALTKVFAIGSAGLAALSLLLAYIEEVASYAKLSLSELAANLSLARPDVILGLLLGGGIVFLFAAFCMKAVGKGAFGMVTEVRRQFKEIPGIMEGRAKPDYAKCVDIATRTALRGMALPGALVILSPIVVGFVFGPYALAGLLIGSIVAGLALALMMANGGAAWDNAKKYIETGAFGGKRSPAHAAAVVGDTVGDPFKDTAGPAINPMIKAINMISIIFAGLIVAVLLA; encoded by the coding sequence CCCTTCTAGTCGCATTAGCCGCCGCGGCCATGGTCGTATCTAAGCCTAAGGGCACTGAGCGCATGGTCGAGATCTACGAGGCCATTAAGCAGGGGGCTAAGGCGTACTTAAGTAGGCAGTATAAGACGCTCCTAGCCTTCGTAGTCCTGCTCTCCCTAGTATTCACTATAGCCGTAGACTACAGCTACTTCATCTCTAAGCGTGAAGGGTACGCCTCATACTTTCCATACACCGGCCTATCCTTCCTAGTCGGAGCCCTTTTCTCCGCTCTGGCCGGCTACGTGGGGATGAGGGTGGCCGTGGAGGGCAACGTCAGGACTGCCCACGCAGCTAGCGGCGGCCTGAAGGACGCCTTAAGCACCTCCTTTAAGGGGGGCTTAGTCATGGGCCTGTGCATGGTAGGCCTGGCACTACTGGGAGTGACGCTATTCTACTACGCTTACGGCATGAACCCCTTCCTCTTCGCCGGCTTCGGCTTTGGCGGCAGCCTCGTGGCGCTCTTCGCTAGGATTGGTGGAGGGATATACACTAAGTCGGCAGACGTGGGGGCTGACCTAGTAGGCAAGGTAGAGGCCGGGATACCTGAAGACGACCCTCGAAACCCGGCCGTAATAGCTGACGCTGTCGGAGACAACGTGGGCGACGTGGCTGGAATGGCAGCAGACATCTTTGAGACGTACGCCGTCACTCTGATAGGCGCCATGCTGCTCGGCTGGCCTCTCTTTAAACAGACGGGCAACGTCGCTTTCCTAGAGTACCCGCTACTCCTAGGGGCCATAGCTATCTTCTCAACCATCCTCGGCTCCCTAGTCGTAAGAGTTAGGGAGGGGGGCGACCCGACCTCAGCTATACTCAGGGGCATAGCTACCACTGCAGTGCTAGCTATCGTAGGCTTCTTGTACGCTACGTGGCAGCTATTCAACTCCCTCAGCTTGTTCTACGCAGCCATGATAGGCGTCGTCATAGTCGTAATGCTCGCCATACTCACTAACTACTATACTTCCTACAGGTACTCTCCCACTAAGTCCATAGCTGAGGCTGCTCAAGCAGGGCCTGCCATCAACCTCATAAGGGGGCTGGCCAATGGCCTTGAGAGCGCCCTCCTCCCAATAGTGGTCATAGCGCTAGGCGTAGTTGGAGCCTACTGGCTGGCTGGAGGAGCCATTGGAGACGTCGCCTTAGGGATGTACGGAGTGGCCATAGCCGCCATGGCGATGCTCTCCATAGCTGGCATTATAGTCTCCGTCGACGCATACGGCCCCATCGTCGACAACGCCGGCGGGATCGCTGAAATGGCCAGCCTAGATCCTAAGGTTAGGGGGATAACCGACGCGCTTGACGCCGTGGGGAATACCACGAAAGCCCTGACCAAGGTCTTCGCGATAGGCAGCGCAGGCTTAGCAGCGCTATCGCTCCTACTAGCTTACATCGAGGAGGTCGCTAGCTACGCGAAGCTCTCTCTCAGTGAGCTCGCAGCTAACCTATCGCTCGCTAGGCCAGACGTGATCCTAGGCCTGCTTCTAGGCGGTGGCATAGTGTTCTTGTTCGCAGCCTTCTGCATGAAGGCTGTGGGCAAGGGGGCCTTCGGCATGGTGACCGAGGTTAGGAGACAGTTTAAGGAGATACCTGGCATTATGGAGGGTAGGGCTAAGCCAGACTACGCTAAATGCGTAGACATAGCTACTCGTACCGCACTAAGGGGTATGGCGCTACCGGGAGCCTTAGTAATCTTGAGCCCAATAGTAGTCGGCTTCGTATTCGGCCCCTACGCTCTCGCGGGCCTCCTCATAGGTAGCATCGTCGCGGGGCTAGCGCTCGCACTAATGATGGCTAACGGGGGGGCGGCGTGGGATAACGCTAAGAAGTACATCGAGACAGGGGCCTTTGGAGGGAAGCGCTCGCCCGCCCACGCTGCTGCTGTCGTTGGGGACACGGTCGGAGACCCCTTTAAGGATACAGCCGGCCCGGCCATAAACCCGATGATAAAAGCCATAAACATGATCTCAATAATCTTCGCCGGCCTCATAGTGGCTGTCCTACTTGCCTAG